cttcgacaaagaaaccgccctcCTCTCAACCGAGGGTCCGGACCCGCCACTGGCTTAGCTATTGAGTTTATCTCAGTTATTGTACATGTAAACTAGATTGGGGAGCTAATAAAGAAGGCGCGTTTATTATCTCGCAGCAAGTGATCATTTCCTGTTGCCTGATGACAGTAATTTGTACAACAAGGGAGAGTCTGTCAAACAGCATAGATGAGCACATGTCCTGATCTATGGTGTTTGTAAACCTCTATCAAGTTCAACGCGGCAATATCAATAGACTCTCTTCatctgacgtcactgtcgcaGACGGCATAGCCTTTCGCCCTGCTTGTGGCAGCCATACGTTTGTGCATGGCGCGTGCACGCTACCAGCATTAACTGTGGTGCGAGCACGTGCGAACACAAAAGTATGGCGGACGGAATGAGGTAAGTGAAAAGGGTCTATAAGGCTAGCACATCTGCAGAGTTGACATGCTATGCAGGGAAGCCCGCTTCCAGTGAATGCATAACATCCCAATAAGGACTCCTACCAGCCCAATACAGATCACAACGGACGTCCCTGTAACGTGAACCACAAAATCTATCCGAGTTTCATCTAGACACGCTTTAGCCTTCTATTGGACGAAACTCGCACAACGCCTGGACGTCCACAACATCCGCGAAGGGACGTCGCAGAGACATTCCTCGGATCATTTTGTGCCATCTTTCACACGGCGAGCAACACGGAATGTCGTGGTGGTCAGCGAGCGCTCCAGATGGCGCGAAAAaaacatcattgtcatcattttcgtcctATCCGCACTGAGACTTCCACCCGTTGCGAGTTCAATCCGCTGCGACTTCACATTTTTCTACGAGTCAGTGATATATTGATCGTCCCGCGTATTGCATCTGCAACAActgatacccctgtcacacgggcagtcttcaatgattattgaaaccaatcgtcattgaaaatgcgtgaagcgccaccttgcgtgtaacgtgtcaagctgtcggggaacattgaatccaatactctgtgggaagttgacacgtcacacgcttggtgtcactacaggcattttcaatggtcattggtttcaatgatcattgaagactgcccgtgtgacaggggtatgacACACGGAAGTTTCATCACGGAAATTGCGCATGGGCAGCCAATTGTTCTGATTTTGACGAGCTTGGAAGGAGGAGCcatgtgattgacaggttgcaccTAGAGCTGCAGGAGGAATCGCTCGTGGAGCGATCGGCTgtgcaactcctgcaactcgGGTTGCGCAGCCAGAGCTTCCGGTACAACCTGGTGGCGCGCAagtaaagttgcatcgtgtgaacaCGCTTCTTAGCACTACGCAAATGTTCAATGActattggtttcaatgatcatcgaAGACTGCCTGTGAGGGATAATACACCCGACATCACCCAGCACGAACGATTATGTCGGTATGTCTTCCGATTATTGAAACCCGAGGTGGAGACACGGCCTTTCTATATCACTCGACGGACACACAAAATGATGGTGCATTCCACTgatgaaatatgaaagtcactgaaaaggttagccagctgtagggatcgaacccacatcttctggattaccggtccagggctctaacCAGAAGATGCAGGtaaggtaatccagaagatgtgggttcgatccctacagctggctaaccttttcagtgactttcatatttcatcgttgatttcgtaggcaatttgaggctttgtctGTATCTgtctcttctatgttgttccagcctcagaacatcagtttctctcgcATTCCACTGGTTATCAGGAACGTGATTTTATCTTTTTGTAGTCACTttgtggtacactcttaaaaatgaacttcaccgcatagcacgctcctagccaaccattatctcgaatgatatcgttatctgccctgatttgttgaaaacacggggcgtacgccttttctgtgacaattatgaacagcatcagtgtcacagaaatggcgtacgccccccgttttcaacaaatcagggcagataacgatatcattcgagataatggttggctaggagcgtgctatgaggtgaagttcatttttaagagtgtacctgacCGTCATCGCTATCGAACACAATCCTGTTTCACGATGaggaacagcaacagagctcGACTCGTGGGTGggatggtgatggtggtcgTGGTGCTGCGGCTGCAGCTGCTACacgagctcgccgttgtcggccccgCAGAGGTGGGCAGCGTGACGACGAACGCTCTTGGGTAATGTGCGtaatgggccgacttctaagggaactgggccgacatatGTCGTGCACTCcgacagagcttcaccacatagaacggtgaaggccaacctctgcacagaatgatacatTTATCACTACCGGTGCGTGGAAAGTGCGgcgcgtacgcttttttttttcgagctgcataagtgttccaaaaaggcgtatgcctctcccgtttttaaccaatcagcgTTCAGAACGATGTgattcgggatggtgattggtaaagaacgtgctatgtggtgaaccttcatcctcctctatcctccatccgtccgtccttctttctttttcttttttttttgctatttgCTTTGCTATGCTTTTTTCCTCCTCTTCTGTTGAGTCGCTTTGTCCTCTGTTGCATGCAACCGCTGCAGGCCGTGCccaaccacaacaacaacaacaaaaaagttgTGGCTGTAAGTGCCTCCCTGTGCGGCTGGCGTCGACTTGTTTTTACGGCTACGGCCATCGGAGATGCGACCATGATTGGCAGGGTTCCTGAGGACGTCACGTCGATTAGGATTAAAGGCCTTTTAGTGTACTGATGCCGTTGACTGAGCTCTATCAATACGTTTAGCCCACTTATTTAATGCAATTCACAGCGAGATCACGAATGACACACAGATCTCACCTGTGCGTCCCTCACGGCTGCGCTCTCAGCTGGTAACAGTCGAACAGACATtttctgaaaagaaaaaaaaaagaaaaaaaaagaaacatggcTGAAAGGGAAGGCTTTGCAAGACAACTCATGTTTTGAAACTTGCTATAATTGTCCCCTTATTTTCCTGTTATAATTTTTCTACTAAATGCAGAGCTGCGCTTCAGTTTTTAGATAGCATGTTTAAGGTTATGCTTACAGTTGTTTATCgtctatttattattattattttgtcaAACCAAACACCTCAATGGAGCAGTGTTCCTGGTCTCCTCTCTCGCTCTAGTGATACCAGTCCAAATGCCTAGCGCGATTTTCTGCCAAGGTGGTCATTATTGGGACTTGGCTTTGTTATCTGTTTCTCTttcgttccttcttttttttctctctctctctctctctttcaagTTGCTCAAGTGAGCTGGCTATGTATTTTCCTATGGATTTCTACTCTTCGCTACACAACGCCACCTTGTGTAGCCGCAGGGTATATCGATATGAtataattaataaattaataaacTACAAAATTACGTTATTTGAGTACACGTGAGCTGGACAGAGCGCTGAGGGGGTTACTCTACCCTTACAACCTCTCACACATAGGCCTTACTAACGCTCAGTAAAGCTGACATGCACACATATTGCAATGGCCTTCATTCTCATCATATTTTCACGAGAGGAAATAGAGTATGCCTCGATTCACAACAGCGTTATACAGTGAAATCTActcctaattattattattattagcgtCACGGTCTAGTCGCTTCAGGAACTCCCGATAACCGCGCGAAGCCTACCATTGTGCGTGGCGGAAATTTTGATAGCCGAAATAATTTACAATACATAGATAGGCGTTCTACGTTTTCGAGAATTCCAccgaaggaaaaagaaaaaacacatcACGGTTCCTTGTCGTGCCTTCCCAGCCACTCTCACCTTGAAGTCTTCGCGGTGTTCCACAATGCACTTGATGAACTGAAACACATGAAATGCAATTCACTCGGCGTGAATTACAGTTACCGTATTAAGATTGCAAAGGGCAAAGCGGCACTGTTATatgatcagctttgcacgttaCGCTGCATGCTGCGTTTCGCTTGCAGCACATCGCTTACACTTGTGAAGAGATGCCGTTTCTTGCAGAAGTATTCTTCAACGTCTTTTCCAAGGGTATCGCCTGTGACCTCTTTCAAGCAAGCAGCCTTATGTTTGTCTCCAGCTTCCCGTACCTAGTAACGTCCCACATTGAAACTTTTATTAATTTTCCATTTTCTCGACATATTGTAAGCTCACCTGTCGAGGAATCATGTTCTCGCATTTCCTAACCCCCTCTCTCAGGACGTCCTTCTTCTCTGATGACATGTCTGGAAGACAAAACGTTTTCACAGTGACACGCTCACTacgtacagggtgttttttaccGCTTCTATATTTTTATTAAAACACACTATAAGAGTACCATAGATGTTGCGTTTGTTGTTCATTTACATCACAGGGCTAACACAAAACCCTTCATATCTGTAACGACCATCAAGcgggtgttttgtttttctttttctttgcaaaaCCGCCATTTTGTCCTGGCCACACGCCATAGAAaatgtcattttgaggtcatgtgaccctGTTTAGTAAGTCTTAGTGCTTGCCGACGTACTGCCATCTGCATAAAGCCAAGGGATAAATGTATTTTGCCACCGTGAACTACAGGGTGCCTCATAAGCGAGATGGTAACCCGTAGAAGAAATGAGTAATAGGCAAGCTAGCTAGGCACAGACTGGAAACACATTTCCCTGAGTTTGAAGGCCACAACGAGAACGAGTTTAAGTTTAGTTTAAGTATAAGTTTAGGTTAGTACATCGCATCCGCTCAGCGCGTATTACGcggggtcgtcatcacatcttagGAAGTGATCAACAGTACTGCGCGTTTTACTACAAGATTATGAGTTTAAAATAATTTCCGTGGTGAAAAGACGTCCGAAACGGCGCACAGAAACAGCAAACGTGTTTGTATACAAAAGGCTTGGCCTCAAATCACGGGCGCAGCCATCTTTAGGGTCACGTGTGCGCTGTCGTTTGCTGTGACATGTGATCAGGACCTGCCAAGAATGCATTGAATATgtccagcacgctttcgtctacagaGCAGTAAGCAAGACACATGGGCCTGTTTTACGACGTCTGGGGGCACTCCGAACCGTATTCTgcacactgatctctatagtataggctggatcccgcatagggtgctccacagcgtggtcaccagccgccatattggtgggcccaacgcattctgtcgtctgcatttagttcaagcgagGCTACCCGTATTTTTTAAGATTtactttaaactaaagggcatgtcatgccagtttgttgcagctttgagtacacttcacacggacaaagaaagagggataatttttcacaggtaagctctttattttgaggaaaaatctgtttattcgtatcgcatgcatctgacaactcggacttgtttgcattgctacttcgctggtgccgttGCGTgtatgtgtggctgctcctacaaATCTCAAGGCCATGTAtattctataaacaatgcgcttgcgcttgcaggttcccctcacagtcgctcagctgtgccgaaaaaccggatgcagaacctacgcTAATGTGCCAATtagttccactgttcttttaatctgtggtggaagtaaataaactgctgtgttaacctcgggTGTTACAGATTAGCTAGGAACAACGCTGACAGTTGAACTactgcaaagcactcgtgacaataacgttattttaagttgaggaatggggagtttcatcgccagggtccgtacaccaccccattgctggtggtcatgtggtgaataaaataatgagcccctattcagaataaggatcgaggttgTGTGTTGTGCAATACACGCAGaaacactcgtagaacataatacaataatggaaaaagtcaaacgagaaccgtataataccaaaccacataataacgaacgaaaaccgcggaacaccacacgaaaaccgaacaacaaacgaaaacaaacaaaaaatataaaagcggAAGTACCTTACAATCACAAACAGTGTGGGACCTTTCTgagtaaaaataattaattttataggttgacattcaccaaattcaccttcatgtgtatgcgccctgtgcacgacagttaccacaccctattcgtattcggagtacaggcagcggagaagaataaggaaggcaattaccatcaaaaactacaggaacactgctaaagcacgtttggaatacatcagcacactgattcctaagaaagatgcgtgctagtCAGCAATGAGGAGtgtttaaagcgcaataaatactccagatcaaatcgcttcccattgtttcctatgggagcagccggcgccagtgggcccttcAACATGggggccggttgccgcacctctctcccattcacccctctcctatgcgcgatccagcctttatacatagagatcagtgattcTGCAGCGCCATTTGTGGTCGTATAGCCTGAGGTTCTTCCGTACACAGGCATGTATCCCTACACTGCGGCTCTGAAAAATCGTGGCGCAAGGATTTCCACAAAAGAGATGATGCCGGACACGACCGTCTAGTAAAGGCGCTCCACGCTAGAGGAGGACTGTTGGCGCTGGGGTCGCCGAACGAAACTTCTGTGCAACAGGCCCATATCCAACATTTGAGACGCTCAGATTTAgcactgggaacgaggcttagacggaagtgcAGCTGAAGTGGCAACGGTTGTTTCCCCTGTCgtaaggcttctgccatggcccCGCCGTCTGTTAGGCTCTCCAACCTAACCTCACTTACAAATTTACAAATAACAGCGTAATTCATTACTAGCGTATACTcgcgacttccggttagccTCGCTCCCAGGAGTGGGGTCCGATATGAGAATTGTGCTTTTCCGATAGAGCAATAGACTGGAGGGCACCCGTCCGAGTTACACGGCCACGCGCACATCCTCACGGGAAGGGCACCTACATAGTTGTGAACATTCAACTTTTCCGATTAGGGGACCTCGGGCAAGGGCGAGCCGGCAGAATAGAAGACAGTCCTCGTTGAAATATACTTCATTTCTTAATCATTGTGAAACTAGCGCGTGCTTTAAAACATCCATCtccgaatttcgctatgcaaacgAATCGAAACGGAAACCGCGTCCATCAGGAGCGCAGAGgggacagcgctcattccacgtaaAAAGGTTATGTGATTTGGAGTGAGGGAGATTATTGGAGTAGGTGTTGACCTGCTGGCCACATCAACAGCTTTATCGTCCAGATAACCCTCGCTGTTGATCTGCTTGTCACATCAACAGCGTGACCACGTCCAAGCCACGTGACTCTCTGGCGTGGAATGAGCTCTTGCTGCAGGGTTTCAGCTTTGCATTCCACATAAG
This genomic stretch from Ornithodoros turicata isolate Travis chromosome 9, ASM3712646v1, whole genome shotgun sequence harbors:
- the LOC135369318 gene encoding uncharacterized protein LOC135369318 isoform X2 gives rise to the protein MSSEKKDVLREGVRKCENMIPRQVREAGDKHKAACLKEVTGDTLGKDVEEYFCKKRHLFTSFIKCIVEHREDFKKMSVRLLPAESAAVRDAQDCMEILWNNTLAS
- the LOC135369318 gene encoding uncharacterized protein LOC135369318 isoform X1, which encodes MSLLIAARFVVDQTTLDVICNMSSEKKDVLREGVRKCENMIPRQVREAGDKHKAACLKEVTGDTLGKDVEEYFCKKRHLFTSFIKCIVEHREDFKKMSVRLLPAESAAVRDAQDCMEILWNNTLAS